From the genome of Seriola aureovittata isolate HTS-2021-v1 ecotype China chromosome 18, ASM2101889v1, whole genome shotgun sequence:
gtgtgtgaaaatcccaggcGACCTGCAGTTTCAGATATGCTCAAACCAGGACTCACTGTTTATACCCCAGTAGATATAACTTTAATATCCCTGGATGTTTTGGGCCAtttgttataaataaatgagcagCATTGTTAAAGAGAACAGCTGAGAACTGAGGTCATAAATGATTGTGGTGATCATGGATGATTAcctctctgcatctctctttCCAAGCAGCTCCGATGCCATAATGAAGGCAGCCAGAAGCAATATGTTGGGTGCTGGAGTGTCTAACAACAAGGTGAAGTATTCGCGTCTGGCTGCTGATGAGGATGGTTACATAGACTTACAGGTAAGAGActtgttcttcttgttttgGTAACTCTACCAAACCAACATAGTCTCTGATGTTGTGTCATACTGCTCTAAGGATTCTTGAGCTGCCTGGTAATTACTGAACAATTTATTGCCACAAGTTAAATCCCAATTAATGACATCCTGGTAATTTGCCAAAGCCTTTTGTGGTTAAACCAGAGGACATATGAGTGGCTGCCCGAAAAAGAACAGCTCAGataaagtttttgtttctgtttgtcattttgttttgatataaACTGAAATCCTTCTATTTATCATACAAATGATGTATGTTCATAATCTAGAGGTAGTCCCACAGCTAAGCTTTACTATTTGCAATTATTAAACATAGTAATGCTAAAAGACCACAAAAAAAACGaaatgtctttctctgtttttttctccaacacTTTCCAGTTCAAGAAAAGCCCACCAAAAGTCCCATACAAGGCGATTGCACTGGCAATATTCCTGTTTATGATTGGCTCCTTACTGATAATCTTCGGGGCCCTTCTTCTGGCAGGAACCATAAAGGTCGAGGTGAGTTTGGTTATAAAATCCGTTCAAATGGAAAACTACTGATTTTCAGAGTCGATATAGATGGACTGTGTTTTAAACGTGTCCACAGCGTATGAATTGAAATACAATCTCTTGTTCTGTTGCCAAAAAGGTTATTGTTAAACATGTCACTTTGTCCCATAATGGTTGGGTTCTGACAGTAAGTACCTCAGGCTTGTTCCCTGAATACACATCTCCTGAAAACCCATTTGTTACAAAAATGCCTCTGTttaaaacatatacagtatttctgtttatgttctTCCGAGATGTGAAGTAGCAGAGAAGTGGTTGTTGTGTTTACGTTTTTGTCTTGTGGTCAGAGTGTGACTCCAAACACCTCTGTTTCCTCAGCTCATCTtgatgttaaaggaatagtttgacaattTGGAAGAtaatgcttatttgctttcttgctgagagtgagatgagaagaaagagactactctcatatctgtatgcTAAAAATGAAACTACGGCTAGCTGtcttttagcttagcttagcatgaaggcaagaaagaggaggaaacagctagcctggctctgtctaaaggtaAAATCTGCCTCCAAGAATCTCTAAAACTCCTGTTTGTTTAACCTGTATGAAGACCACAGTGTTAAAATGATACTACAGATAATAATGTAgaattttatacttttatactgAGTTTTATACTGACACCCTGCTGATACAGTACCTGAGTTTCATCACCGACACATCATTCCATACATAAAGTTaaggaagttttttttcagcaaaaaagtattttcttttcaatataaaatgatcaaatgttaAATGAGCAGCCGCACAATAAATGTGCCAAAATTAAGTAGTTTAAATTTGGCAACATTTGAtttacaaaataagaaaagaagacaGTGACTCTGACTGTACACACAATGCCAGCTATTGCTACTTTACAGTTTTTTGATACTCTGTGATACAGAAACAAATCACAATACTTTTTTGGGTACAGACTGAAATGATACCCTGCCCTGGTTTTGACATACATCTAGAGAACCAAACAAAACCTTCCAAATTTCAACTTGAGCAGTAATTAAAACACTCCCGCTGCAGCTAATCGTGTCTTTAAATAGCTGTAATTGAACAGTTatcctgacattttattgctgtgctgccAGTTTCCTACTGCACTCTTGCTTTTCCTGGCCATAAtggtttgttgtgtgtttgaatatgactaatgattttgatattttataccttggAGTGCCAACTTTGGTGGCTTCCCTGCTGTGGCTTCAGCTTCTGAAATTCATGACTCCATGTGGGAGATAACAGAGCCTGCACATATTATATTTGTAATTATCAGTAGGAGgttaatgtgaatatttttttctagtCTTGCGGATTGTATTTGTAGAAAATTTGATCTGACATGAAGGCAGCGTCAGAGTATTTGAGCCGTCTAGTTGCCAGTTAGCCCACGCAAGTTTAAAATGGCATATCTAAcatcacaaattacacaaggTTCAAGCTGTGGGTAATTGAGAAATGGGATGCAGACAGGTTTTGTTGCAAGAAGTTGTCAGAGTTTTGGGTTGAAGGAATGTGATTTAATCAGTATTTTGTTTCAGCtggagattgtgtgtgtgtgtgtgtgtgtgtgtattgcataGCAGTGGTTCTGGTGAACTGTAGCGACTGTATGTCATGGTCTTCATCGAACACTGAAAAGGGTTAGTCAACAACCCTTACCTTACCCTTCACTTCATAACCTTAGAATAATGCTGATAACAATTCAATACAGTGGTATTTTATCATCAGGAATCAAAGGTCAGTTTTCCCAAAAATCGAACCACAAAGGCTGCTTACTAgcttttccagagctttcatcTGCATCAGCTGGTCTTGTTGCGTCAATGTAGTTTGATCAGTTCTGAAGGAGATGGCTTACTATGGAATCTCAGTCATGTGATGACAACTTTGGGTGAATTGATCCTATAAGCACCACCtcatatatatgtcaatataaCATGTACATGACACAGGCaaacataatgttttaaaataagatgATACACATGGCCATGGCTCATGCAGCAGAGGGCTACAGTAAC
Proteins encoded in this window:
- the LOC130187021 gene encoding transmembrane protein 230-like, which gives rise to MKAARSNMLGAGVSNNKVKYSRLAADEDGYIDLQFKKSPPKVPYKAIALAIFLFMIGSLLIIFGALLLAGTIKVEHPDRTIPVIIIGTLVFLPGFYHLRIAYYAAKGYRGYSYDDIPDFGD